Proteins encoded in a region of the Cygnus olor isolate bCygOlo1 chromosome 4, bCygOlo1.pri.v2, whole genome shotgun sequence genome:
- the HMGB2 gene encoding high mobility group protein B2 codes for MGKGDPNKPRGKMSSYAYFVQTCREEHKKKHPDSSVNFAEFSRKCSERWKTMSSKEKGKFEEMAKGDKARYDREMKNYVPPKGEKKGKKKDPNAPKRPPSAFFLFCSEHRPKIKNEHPGLSIGDTAKKLGEMWSEQSAKDKQPYEQKAAKLKEKYEKDIAAYRAKSKSDAGKKGPGRPAGSKKKAEPEEEEEEEEDEEEEEEEEDEE; via the exons ATGGGCAAAGGCGACCCCAACAAGCCGCGGGGCAAGATGTCCTCGTACGCCTACTTCGTGCAGACGTGCCGCGAGGAGCACAAGAAGAAGCACCCGGACTCGTCCGTCAACTTCGCCGAGTTCTCGCGCAAGTGCTCCGAGCGGTGGAAG ACGATGTCCagcaaggaaaaagggaagTTCGAGGAAATGGCCAAGGGAGACAAAGCTCGTTACGACAGGGAGATGAAGAACTACGTCCCTCCcaaaggagagaagaaggggaagaagaaggacCCCAACGCTCCGAAGAGACCACC ATCTgcattcttcctcttctgttctgAACACCGtccaaaaatcaaaaatgagCATCCCGGCTTGTCTATTGGAGATACAGCAAAGAAGTTAGGTGAAATGTGGTCTGAACAGTCGGCCAAAGATAAACAACCATACGAACAGAAGGCTGCAAAACTAAAGGAGAAATATGAAAAG GATATTGCAGCATATCGTGCCAAGAGCAAGAGTGATGCAGGAAAAAAGGGGCCAGGTAGGCCTGCAGGATCtaagaagaaagcagagcccgaagaggaggaggaggaggaagaagatgaggaagaggaggaggaagaggaggatgaggagtAA